One Coleofasciculus sp. FACHB-T130 genomic window carries:
- a CDS encoding glutathione S-transferase N-terminal domain-containing protein: protein MIDLYYWTTPNGHKITMFLEEVGLPYTLVPINIGTGDQFKPEFLKVSPNNRIPAIVDREPAEGGEPISVFESGAILLYLAEKTGKLISANIRDRAEVLQWLFWQMGGLGPMAGQNHHFTQYASEKIPYAINRYVNETGRLYAVLNKRLSDREFIAGAYSIADIAAYPWIVPYEKQNQKIEDFPHLQRWFEAIKARPATIRAYEKAEAFKDQVISPDQARDLLFNQSADTVKR, encoded by the coding sequence ATGATCGACCTTTACTATTGGACGACGCCAAACGGACACAAAATTACTATGTTTCTGGAGGAAGTCGGGCTACCCTACACCCTAGTTCCGATCAACATTGGCACCGGCGATCAGTTTAAACCAGAGTTTCTCAAGGTTTCCCCCAACAATCGCATCCCTGCAATCGTGGATCGCGAACCTGCTGAGGGTGGCGAACCGATTTCTGTTTTCGAGTCTGGTGCAATTCTGCTGTATTTAGCAGAAAAAACCGGAAAGTTGATTTCAGCAAATATTCGCGATCGCGCAGAGGTTCTGCAATGGCTATTTTGGCAGATGGGCGGACTCGGACCGATGGCAGGACAAAACCATCATTTCACTCAATACGCCTCTGAAAAAATTCCCTACGCGATTAACCGCTATGTGAATGAAACAGGACGTTTGTATGCAGTGTTGAATAAACGATTAAGCGATCGCGAGTTTATTGCGGGCGCTTATTCTATTGCCGATATCGCTGCTTATCCCTGGATCGTGCCCTACGAAAAGCAAAACCAAAAGATCGAAGATTTTCCCCACCTGCAACGCTGGTTTGAAGCGATAAAAGCCCGTCCTGCAACCATTCGCGCTTATGAGAAAGCAGAAGCTTTTAAAGATCAAGTAATCAGTCCAGATCAGGCGCGGGATCTGTTGTTCAATCAGTCCGCCGATACCGTCAAGCGTTAA
- a CDS encoding GNAT family N-acetyltransferase, with amino-acid sequence MTNIIFRRALAADYPEILALHRKNLVSNLSELERQNGFLSIDFKDDFHLAAINENLAIMVAVQENLVVGYVCATTQEYSQEIPLLKYIMSLYPEIMFHGQPLSNYRSFWYGPVCVATAYRGSGILQGLFQALLAQVATQFNAGVAFVVNDNLRSLRAHTQKLGMEMLREFEFNGKFYFILGFAVPSS; translated from the coding sequence ATGACGAACATCATTTTTAGACGAGCATTAGCGGCTGATTATCCTGAAATCCTCGCTTTGCATAGAAAGAATCTCGTGTCTAACTTGTCTGAGCTAGAAAGGCAGAATGGCTTTCTATCAATTGACTTTAAGGATGATTTTCATCTGGCAGCGATTAACGAAAATTTAGCAATAATGGTTGCTGTGCAAGAGAACCTAGTGGTTGGATATGTTTGTGCAACAACTCAAGAATACTCTCAGGAAATTCCCTTGCTCAAATATATAATGAGCTTGTATCCAGAAATAATGTTTCATGGGCAACCTTTAAGCAATTATCGTTCCTTTTGGTATGGTCCGGTTTGTGTTGCAACTGCTTACCGTGGAAGTGGTATCTTACAAGGTTTATTTCAGGCACTTCTTGCTCAAGTCGCCACACAGTTCAATGCTGGCGTTGCTTTCGTAGTCAATGACAATTTGCGAAGTCTTCGGGCGCATACTCAAAAACTTGGTATGGAGATGCTCAGAGAGTTTGAGTTTAACGGCAAATTCTACTTCATACTTGGATTCGCAGTGCCATCTTCCTAA
- a CDS encoding dienelactone hydrolase family protein: protein MKEITRRQFMVTATLTTGFALAVQPISAKTIATDAKGLVAGAVKIPVKDGEIPAYRAMPAKSGNFPIVLVIQEIFGVHEHIQDVCRRFAKLGYLAIAPQLFVRQGDVLKLSNVDEIRQVVAKVPDAQVLSDLDATVDWAVKSAEGNADKLAITGFCWGGRITWLYSAHNPQVKAGVAWYGRLVGNATELTPKHPVDIASALSVPILGLYGGKDTGITLDTVEQMRDRLKSSSSKSDIIVYPNAPHAFFADYRPSYREKEAKDGWKRLQAWFKQHGV, encoded by the coding sequence ATGAAAGAAATCACGCGCCGCCAATTTATGGTTACGGCTACCCTGACAACAGGTTTTGCCCTAGCAGTGCAACCCATTTCTGCCAAAACGATTGCGACTGATGCCAAGGGATTAGTCGCGGGTGCAGTGAAAATTCCGGTTAAAGATGGCGAAATTCCAGCTTACAGGGCGATGCCAGCAAAAAGTGGAAATTTCCCGATTGTCTTGGTGATTCAGGAAATCTTTGGCGTACACGAGCATATTCAGGATGTTTGCCGTCGCTTTGCCAAATTGGGGTACCTAGCGATCGCACCCCAATTGTTTGTGCGTCAGGGCGATGTTTTAAAGTTAAGCAACGTTGATGAAATTCGCCAAGTAGTCGCCAAAGTACCGGATGCCCAAGTGCTTTCCGATCTGGATGCTACGGTAGACTGGGCGGTAAAGTCAGCCGAGGGGAATGCCGATAAATTGGCGATTACCGGCTTTTGCTGGGGCGGACGCATTACCTGGCTGTACTCAGCGCACAATCCCCAAGTCAAGGCAGGCGTGGCTTGGTACGGGCGTCTGGTGGGCAATGCTACCGAACTGACACCCAAACATCCCGTCGATATAGCCTCGGCGCTGAGTGTCCCGATTCTCGGACTCTATGGTGGCAAGGATACGGGGATTACCCTGGATACAGTAGAGCAGATGCGCGATCGCCTGAAGTCCAGCAGCAGCAAATCTGACATCATTGTCTACCCCAACGCACCCCACGCCTTTTTTGCCGATTATCGCCCCTCTTACCGGGAGAAAGAAGCCAAAGATGGTTGGAAACGCCTCCAGGCATGGTTTAAGCAGCATGGCGTGTAG
- a CDS encoding pentapeptide repeat-containing protein — protein sequence MTNRNYANQNLQNCSFKGQDLAGADFSGSDLRGCNFTGATLIGATFERAKTGQSRRQVNILVAAAIVGPVVLLVFSAIAAQVSMVLLGDRSNKGLNFFFSALPILALVFGSFIRDKIAFRFPQITSFLNIAAIAVLLAVMVTLTLGLVIVSILGFVDGAIVQGLFLLLLMFVSAFLTFRILKWLIQVIQSNPGTSFRKANLTDANFSHSALQNTDFSFAVLTGACIFDWAIKRHTQFTNVYCEYLYLEPAHQNRQPAEGSFQPDELERVLTQFMD from the coding sequence ATGACCAATCGAAACTACGCCAACCAAAACTTGCAAAATTGCTCTTTCAAAGGGCAGGACTTGGCTGGCGCAGACTTCAGTGGCTCTGACTTGCGGGGGTGCAATTTCACTGGGGCGACCCTAATTGGGGCAACGTTTGAGAGGGCCAAAACGGGTCAGAGCCGCCGCCAGGTAAATATTCTAGTTGCTGCCGCTATCGTTGGTCCAGTTGTTTTACTCGTCTTTAGCGCGATCGCTGCCCAAGTGTCGATGGTATTGTTGGGCGATCGCTCCAATAAGGGACTCAACTTCTTTTTCAGTGCGCTTCCTATATTGGCTCTCGTTTTTGGCAGCTTCATCCGGGATAAGATTGCTTTCCGCTTTCCACAAATCACGAGTTTCTTGAACATTGCAGCCATTGCTGTACTGTTGGCGGTAATGGTGACGCTCACCCTTGGGCTTGTGATTGTTAGCATCCTTGGCTTCGTTGATGGAGCAATCGTTCAAGGATTGTTCCTCCTACTGCTGATGTTCGTTTCCGCGTTCTTGACCTTCCGTATTCTCAAATGGCTAATTCAAGTGATTCAAAGCAATCCCGGAACGTCTTTTAGGAAAGCGAACTTAACCGATGCCAACTTCAGTCATTCCGCGCTGCAAAATACAGATTTTTCCTTTGCTGTGTTAACGGGAGCTTGTATCTTTGATTGGGCGATTAAACGCCACACTCAATTTACGAATGTTTATTGTGAATACCTTTATCTGGAACCAGCGCACCAGAATCGGCAACCTGCTGAGGGTAGTTTCCAACCGGATGAGTTGGAACGTGTACTAACTCAATTCATGGACTGA